Proteins from a single region of Lampris incognitus isolate fLamInc1 chromosome 16, fLamInc1.hap2, whole genome shotgun sequence:
- the tacc3 gene encoding transforming acidic coiled-coil-containing protein 3 produces MSSVAVNDENHGVCPGRKKSISSNDIFALEQTTGRPSILRQAENLPNKTVAKGAKVCFQTPRRDPVTKRILSPTKSVKITSIDECTRAMDTLTLQLDNTKNLPQEYTKPFDEHRSEVSSYPKDEMPIQSNTGYQLDFDSLDDINPFQGSNKVALSPARPAVEELPPGQNCPQHEIPEEPTKTETVLDETLPFILSVEDSFINVSTNICSTDSSVVTVAKDTNVEDQDIFSTPPQEELPAVTYLGDDQQKTMASFCVEDFPLPTKGSYNLDLDNLDSVDPFQTGGSKIQNSPVLGRKVACNDVPVNVSPVKEMQPENTFNVQEEPVDSEVKLTAAVAPFSDDISMPTDDKSISQAVFTSKEGPVKLEFNFDDGSEVTQKPPPKKCSKCPPDLKSTEKRPALEKDSTPPKESTASTVAIQQKTIASFCVEDFPLPTKGSYNLDLDNLASINPFQTGGSKIQNSPVLGRNVACDDMPVKVSPVKQMQLENTFTVQEEPVYFEVKPTSAVAPISDDISMPTDDESTSQAIFTSKEGPVKLEFNFDDGSEVTQKPPPKKFSKCPPGLKSTEKKPALKKDSTSVKESSASTVAIQQKTIASFCVEDFPLPTKGSYNLDLDVLDSINPFQTGGSKIQNSPVLGRNVASNDVPVNVSPVKEMQLEETFNVQEESVDSEVKLTAAVAPISNDLSMSTDDESTSQAVFTSKEGPVKLEFNFDDGSEVKRKPPPKKFSKCPPGLKSTEKKPALEKDSTPPKESSASTVANQVDEASIPTGSYLNLEKFDNANFNPFGNSSKMADSPKCGIKSSLAGKALTPVIEKTNPEPKPSPVENEAVLSMCSGDNFSPKSESSHAAQNDDNKMSKEESKAASDYDLGSQAEAEQSVLSVPEPFKLGQHEQKSQTGLSEPNEVFVPGTMFMSNDFDGQIDYLEQFGSGNFKESALRKQSLYLKFDPLLKDSPKKSGGPAVQNSLPHPSMFASHLKAPQTTEEAAKQPKNEHSKLVDDMTTSLVGPVIQNPPMLDSLVPPFPQPANTEDAIIEMLKYSQKDLDAAIAKVQAEAEKKEEQWSVKCAKLCEDGHEMRKVISEFELVTAQILANQEKERGMAQEKLNKALLEKEQLAGDLNAMEKSFSELFKRLGKYKDVIEGYKKNEATLKACAEEYLMTIKKEEQRYETLKAHAEEKIDRANEEIAEVRSRLKTEVSALQAQLRREQLKVQSLQKNLDQKVKEAEELSNLCDELINSVQKR; encoded by the exons ATGAGCTCTGTTGCTGTAAATGATGAGAATCATGGGGTCTGCCCTGGGAGGAAGAAAAGTATCTCAAGTAATGACATTTTTGCTCTGGAACAGACGACTGGGAGGCCATCCATCTTGCGTCAAGCAGAAAACTTACCCAACAAAACCGTGGCAAAGGGAGCAAAG GTTTGTTTTCAGACTCCAAGAAGAGACCCAGTCACCAAAAGAATTTTATCTCCCACAAAGTCTGTTAAAATTACAAGCATAGATGAGTGTACAAGAGCCATGGATACTTTAACTTTACAGTTGGATAACACAAA AAATTTGCCTCAGGAGTACACTAAGCCATTTGATGAGCACAGATCTG AAGTGTCATCCTATCCCAAGGATGAGATGCCCATACAAAGTAACACTGGTTATCAGTTGGATTTTGATAGTCTTGATGACATCAATCCATTTCAGGGGTCTAATAAGGTGGCACTTTCGCCAGCGAGGCCTGCAGTTGAAGAACTTCCTCCAGGGCAAAATTGCCCTCAACATGAAATACCAGAGGAGCCCACCAAAACAGAAACTGTACTGGACGAGACCCTTCCATTCATCCTCTCAGTGGAAGATTCTTTCATTAATGTCTCCACAAACATATGCTCTACAGATAGCAGTGTTGTAACTGTGGCAAAAGACACAAATGTTGAGGATCAAGATATATTTTCCACGCCACCTCAAGAGGAACTACCTGCAGTCACATATTtaggtgatgatcagcagaagACCATGGCCAGTTTTTGTGTGGAAGATTTTCCGCTGCCAACAAAAGGTTCCTACAACTTGGACTTGGACAACCTTGACTCAGTCGACCCTTTCCAAACTGGTGGCTCTAAAATTCAGAATTCCCCTGTCCTTGGGAGAAAAGTTGCATGCAATGATGTGCCTGTTAACGTGTCCCCAGTAAAAGAAATGCAACCTGAAAATACCTTTAATGTTCAAGAGGAACCTGTTGATTCTGAGGTGAAGCTCACAGCTGCAGTGGCTCCCTTTTCCGATGATATCTCCATGCCAACAGATGATAAATCCATATCCCAAGCTGTTTTCACTTCAAAGGAAGGCCCAGTCAAACTTGAGTTCAATTTTGATGATGGCAGTGAGGTGACGCAAAAGCCACCCCCCAAGAAGTGTAGCAAATGTCCTCCTGACCTGAAATCTACAGAGAAAAGGCCTGCACTCGAAAAGGACTCCACGCCACCAAAAGAATCAACAGCTAGCACTGTTGCCATTCAGCAGAAGACCATAGCCAGTTTTTGTGTGGAAGATTTTCCGCTGCCAACAAAAGGTTCCTACAACTTGGACTTGGACAATCTTGCCTCAATCAACCCTTTCCAAACTGGTGGCTCTAAAATTCAGAATTCCCCTGTCCTTGGGAGAAACGTTGCATGCGATGATATGCCTGTTAAAGTGTCCCCAGTAAAACAAATGCAACTTGAAAATACTTTTACTGTTCAAGAAGAGCCTGTTTATTTTGAGGTGAAGCCCACATCTGCAGTGGCTCCCATTTCCGATGACATCTCCATGCCAACAGATGATGAATCCACATCCCAAGCTATTTTCACTTCAAAGGAAGGCCCAGTCAAACTTGAGTTCAATTTTGATGATGGCAGTGAGGTGACGCAAAAGCCACCCCCCAAGAAGTTTAGCAAATGTCCTCCTGGCCTGAAATCTACAGAAAAAAAGCCTGCACTCAAAAAGGACTCCACATCAGTTAAAGAATCATCAGCCAGCACTGTTGCCATTCAGCAGAAGACCATAGCCAGTTTTTGTGTGGAAGATTTTCCACTGCCAACAAAAGGTTCCTACAACTTGGACTTGGACGTCCTTGACTCAATCAACCCTTTCCAAACTGGTGGCTCTAAAATTCAGAATTCCCCTGTCCTTGGGAGAAACGTTGCAAGTAATGACGTGCCTGTTAACGTGTCCCCAGTTAAAGAAATGCAACTTGAAGAGACTTTTAATGTTCAAGAGGAATCTGTTGATTCTGAGGTGAAGCTCACAGCTGCAGTGGCTCCCATTTCCAATGATCTCTCCATGTCAACAGATGATGAATCCACATCCCAAGCTGTTTTCACTTCAAAGGAAGGCCCAGTCAAACTTGAGTTCAATTTTGATGATGGCAGTGAGGTGAAGCGAAAGCCACCCCCAAAGAAGTTTAGCAAATGTCCTCCTGGCCTGAAATCTACAGAGAAAAAGCCTGCACTCGAAAAGGACTCCACACCACCGAAAGAATCATCAGCTAGCACTGTTGCCAATCAAGTTGATGAGGCTTCTATTCCGACTGGTTCCTACTTGAACTTGGAGAAGTTTGACAACGCTAACTTCAATCCCTTTGGAAATAGTTCAAAAATGGCAGACTCACCAAAGTGTGGCATAAAATCCAGCCTTGCTGGCAAAGCACTGACACCAGTCATTGAGAAGACAAATCCTGAACCAAAGCCCAGCCCTGTGGAGAATGAAGCTGTACTCTCAATGTG TTCTGGAGATAATTTCTCGCCAAAGAGTGAATCCAGTCATGCTGCCCAGAATGATGAT AATAAAATGTCAAAAGAAGAGTCCAAGGCTGCCTCTGACTATGATCTGGGATCTCAAGCTGAAGCGGAGCAATCTGTACTGAGTGTTCCTGAACCTTTCAAATTGGGTCAACATGAACAGAAGTCACAGACTGGCTTGTCAGAACCCAATGAGGTGTTTGTTCCTGGAACCATGT ttATGTCCAATGACTTCGATGGGCAAATTGACTACCTGGAACAGTTTGGGTCTGGCAAT TTCAAGGAGTCTGCCCTGAGGAAGCAGTCTCTGTATCTCAAATTTGACCCCCTACTGAAAGACAGTCCTAAGAAGTCTGGAGGCCCTGCTGTTCAGAACTCTCTCCCTCATCCTTCTATGTTTGCTTCACA TTTGAAGGCACCACAGACAACAGAAGAAGCGGCAAAACAGCCAAAAAATGAACATTCCAAATTGGTTGATGATATGACAACATCA ttggTGGGTCCTGTCATCCAGAATCCTCCAATGCTTGATAGTCTGGTCCCTCCTTTCCCCCAGCCAGCTAACACGGAGGATGCGATCATTGAAATGCTGAAGTATAGTCAAAAAGACTTGGATGCAGCCATTGCCAAAGTCCAGGCAGAG GCAGAGAAAAAAGAGGAGCAATGGAGTGTTAAGTGTGCGAAGCTCTGCGAGGATGGCCATGAAATGAG GAAAGTGATTTCTGAATTTGAGCTCGTAACTGCACAGATATTGG CTAATCAAGAGAAGGAAAGGGGGATGGCCCAGGAAAAGCTTAATAAGGCCCTGCTGGAGAAGGAACAATTAGCAGGGGACCTGAATGCCATGGAGAAGTCTTTCTCTGAGCTCTTCAAGAGACTGGGAAAGTACAAGGATGTCATTGAGGGTTACAAGAAG AATGAGGCGACTCTGAAAGCGTGTGCTGAAGAGTACTTGATGACAATCAAAAAGGAGGAGCAGCGCTATGAGACCCTAAAAGCCCATGCTGAAGAAAAAATTGACCG CGCAAATGAAGAGATTGCTGAGGTGCGGTCCAGGCTTAAGACAGAGGTATCAGCACTTCAAGCACAGCTGCGTAGAGAACAGCTAAAGGTGCAATCACTGCAGAAGAACCTGGACCAGAAG gtGAAAGAGGCTGAGGAACTCTCCAACCTTTGTGATGAACTTATCAACAGTGTCCAGAAGCGCTGA
- the LOC130126534 gene encoding fibroblast growth factor receptor-like 1, with amino-acid sequence MNLSLARMAALKIMLLILEFFLLTESARGPPRVAEKVAHRQTARLGTAIKLPCPVEGDPPPLIMWTKDGRNIHSGWIRFRILRLGLKIKEVETDDAGTYICKATNGFGSVNINYTFIVIDDSGSDKTGAGAADGPESESIPDGSLGKLVRPRFAQPAKMRKRVIARPVGSSVRLKCTASGNPRPDIVWLKDDRPLTEQEVGEGRQKKWTLSLKNLRPEHSGRYTCRVSNRAGEINATYKVEVIQRTNSKPILTGTHPVNTTVDYGGTTSFQCKVRSDVKPVIQWLKRVETNEESRYNSTIEVGDHRFVVLPTGEVWSRPDGSYLNKLLITRAKEEDAGMYICLGANTMGYSFRSAFLTVLPDTKPPITPIFAPSSNALPWPVIIGIPAGMVFIFGTMLLWFCQNKKHCPPPSAPSAAAQVLQSSHRLPYRERDRGCAAPSSASSSPEKDCMGSINYEEYLAQQQLLLSQGGSTLPAKIYPKIYTDIHTHTHSHVDGKIHQHQHIHFQC; translated from the exons GGCCTCCGCGGGTGGCTGAGAAGgtagctcacagacagacagctcgGCTGGGGACTGCCATCAAGCTGCCATGCCCGGTGGAAGGAGACCCTCCCCCCCTGATAATGTGGACCAAGGATGGGCGCAACATCCACAGCGGCTGGATCCGTTTTCGTATTCTCCGCCTGGGCCTGAAGATCAAGGAGGTGGAGACCGATGATGCAGGGACATATATTTGCAAAGCCACCAATGGTTTTGGTAGCGTCAACATCAACTACACCTTCATTGTCATTG ATGACTCTGGTTCTGATAAGACTGGAGCAGGAGCAGCTGATGGGCCAGAGTCTGAGTCCATCCCCGATGGCTCGTTGGGAAAACTGG TGCGTCCTCGCTTCGCCCAGCCAGCTAAGATGAGAAAGAGGGTGATAGCTCGTCCTGTTGGCAGCTCGGTGCGGCTCAAATGCACAGCCAGCGGCAATCCCCGCCCGGACATTGTGTGGCTGAAGGACGACAGGCCACTGACGGAGCAGGAGGTTGGTGAGGGCCGACAGAAGAAGTGGACTCTGAGTCTGAAGAATCTGAGGCCAGAGCACAGCGGCAGATACACGTGCAGGGTCTCCAACCGAGCGGGGGAGATCAATGCCACGTACAAAGTTGAGGTCATAC AGAGGACAAACTCCAAGCCTATTTTGACGGGCACTCACCCTGTTAATACTACAGTGGACTATGGAGGCACCACGTCGTTCCAGTGCAAGGTAAGGAGCGACGTCAAGCCGGTTATCCAGTGGCTCAAGCGTGTGGAGACAAACGAGGAAAGCCGTTACAACTCCACCATTGAGGTGGGCGACCACCGCTTCGTGGTGCTGCCCACAGGGGAGGTGTGGTCGCGGCCCGACGGCTCCTACCTCAACAAGCTCCTCATTACCCGCGCCAAGGAGGAGGACGCTGGCATGTACATCTGTTTAGGTGCTAACACCATGGGCTACAGCTTCCGCAGCGCCTTCCTTACCGTGTTGCCAG ACACAAAGCCACctatcacacccatatttgcgccATCTTCCAATGCCCTTCCTTGGCCTGTCATCATTGGCATCCCTGCCGGGATGGTGTTCATCTTTGGCACAATGCTGCTGTGGTTCTGCCAGAATAAaaaacactgcccccctcccagtGCTCCATCTGCAGCTGCACAGGTACTGCAGAGCTCCCACAGGCTACCCTACCGTGAGCGGGACAGGGGCTGTGCGGCCCCCTCATCCGCCTCCTCCAGCCCGGAGAAAGACTGCATGGGCTCCATAAACTATGAGGAGTACCTTGCCCAGCAGCAGCTTCTCCTCAGCCAAGGGGGCTCTACCCTGCCTGCCAAAATCTACCCCAAAATCTATActgacattcacacacacacgcattcccaTGTGGACGGGAAAATACATCAGCATCAACACATTCATTTTCAGTGTTAA